The following proteins are encoded in a genomic region of Methanoculleus oceani:
- a CDS encoding ornithine cyclodeaminase family protein, translating to MKYYPVHSGYPPYAGVNPAIEAAFAEHGRGSVQMPPKVYVTFDESGDFRTMPAYLPALGIAGVKIVNVHPHNRARGLPTVMALTVIIDVETGAPRAIINATELTAMRTGAAGAVAAKYLAPRQSITLGVVGAGRQAEALVEATAAALTIEEIRVWSRTEKSAEAFAARYSDYNARSVPIERACDCDVLATTTPSTEPLVMADWVHEGTHINAIGADAPGKQELDPAILLKAEVFVDDPGQAIHSGEVNVPTSTGLYDPGRIAGTLGEVVTGKKTRSSPDAITIFDSTGLAIQDLAIAALVLGNGDGYELPFP from the coding sequence ATGAAGTATTACCCGGTTCATTCCGGATACCCGCCGTATGCCGGGGTGAACCCGGCGATTGAGGCGGCCTTTGCCGAGCACGGCAGGGGGAGCGTCCAGATGCCGCCGAAGGTCTACGTGACGTTCGATGAGAGCGGAGACTTCCGGACGATGCCTGCATACCTCCCGGCGCTCGGGATTGCCGGGGTAAAGATTGTCAATGTCCACCCGCATAACCGAGCGAGAGGCCTTCCTACCGTCATGGCGCTCACCGTGATCATCGATGTGGAGACGGGCGCGCCCCGGGCGATCATCAATGCCACCGAACTTACTGCGATGCGTACCGGGGCAGCAGGTGCCGTGGCGGCGAAGTATCTCGCGCCCCGACAGTCCATCACCCTCGGAGTCGTAGGGGCCGGGCGGCAGGCAGAGGCGCTGGTCGAGGCGACGGCTGCCGCGCTCACGATCGAGGAGATCCGGGTCTGGAGCAGGACCGAGAAGAGTGCTGAGGCTTTTGCGGCGCGTTACTCCGACTATAACGCCCGGAGCGTCCCGATTGAGCGCGCCTGCGATTGCGACGTGCTGGCCACGACGACGCCGTCGACAGAACCGCTCGTGATGGCCGACTGGGTTCATGAAGGGACGCACATCAACGCGATCGGCGCGGATGCGCCCGGCAAACAGGAACTGGATCCCGCGATCCTGCTCAAAGCCGAGGTCTTCGTCGACGACCCCGGCCAGGCGATCCACTCTGGCGAGGTGAACGTCCCGACCAGCACAGGTCTCTACGATCCCGGCCGGATTGCAGGAACCCTCGGGGAGGTCGTTACCGGGAAGAAGACGCGGTCGTCTCCCGACGCCATCACGATCTTCGACTCCACCGGACTTGCCATACAGGATCTCGCCATCGCCGCTCTCGTCCTGGGCAACGGGGACGGGTACGAACTGCCG